The following coding sequences lie in one Lolium perenne isolate Kyuss_39 chromosome 2, Kyuss_2.0, whole genome shotgun sequence genomic window:
- the LOC127330344 gene encoding chloroplast envelope quinone oxidoreductase homolog has product MATAGIKPSTMRAVQYSRYGGGGASLKFVEIPVPSLKKDQVLIKVEAASLNPADSKVQRGLLRPFVPRFPFIPVTDVAGEIAEVGSAVSEFKVGDKVVAALKFWKAGGLAEYVAASVSLTVLRPDGVSAAEAAGLPMAGLTALQALKVIGTQFNGTGIGSNILITAASGGTGTYAVQLAKLGNHHVTATCGARNVELVASIGADEVLDYKTPEGAALKNSSGKKYDYIVNGTKDGKWSAFKPSLSSRGKVVDLAPNFGNVIAWILTKFTKKKMSVFLMSLTMGELRFLLELVKEGKLKTVFDSRHPFEKAADAWDKCLSGHATGKVIVEI; this is encoded by the exons ATGGCCACCGCGGGAATCAAGCCATCCACCATGCGCGCTGTCCAGTACAGCCGctacggtggcggcggggcgtctCTGAAG TTTGTGGAGATCCCCGTGCCGTCACTGAAGAAGGATCAAGTTCTTATAAAAGTAGAAGCGGCAAGCCTGAATCCGGCGGATTCTAAGGTTCAGCGAGGGCTGTTGCGTCCTTTTGTCCCAAGATTTCCATTTATTCCAG TTACTGATGTAGCTGGAGAGATCGCGGAGGTCGGCTCTGCAGTAAGCGAGTTCAAAGTTGGTGATAAAGTTGTGGCTGCACTGAAATTCTGG AAAGCTGGTGGACTCGCCGAGTATGTAGCAGCATCCGTGAGCCTCACCGTGCTACGCCCGGACGGCGTGTCAGCCGCCGAAGccgccgggctgcccatggccggtctCACGGCTCTCCAGGCCCTGAAAGTGATTGGGACACAGTTCAACGGCACGGGCATCGGCAGCAACATCCTGATCACGGCGGCGTCCGGTGGCACCGGCACTTACGCCGTCCAGCTCGCCAAGCTCGGGAACCACCACGTCACGGCCACCTGCGGCGCGCGCAACGTGGAGCTCGTCGCGAGCATCGGCGCCGACGAGGTGCTCGACTACAAGACCCCCGAAGGCGCCGCACTAAAGAACTCCTCCGGCAAGAAGTATGACTACATCGTCAACGGCACGAAAGACGGCAAGTGGTCGGCGTTCAAGCCTAGCCTCAGCAGCCGTGGCAAAGTCGTGGACTTGGCTCCCAACTTTGGAAACGTTATTGCGTGGATTCTGACGAAGTTCACCAAGAAGAAAATGTCCGTTTTCCTGATGTCTCTGACGATGGGGGAACTGAGGTTTCTGCTTGAGCTGGTGAAGGAAGGGAAGCTCAAGACGGTGTTCGACTCACGGCATCCATTCGAGAAGGCGGCGGACGCATGGGACAAGTGCTTGAGCGGCCACGCGACGGGGAAGGTTATAGTTGAGATTTGA